In the genome of Streptomyces sp. NBC_00390, the window CGCCGGTACCACAGGGTGCCTGGCTTCCTTGGTCGCCGCCACCTGAGCTGCAGCACTGCCGTCATACGCTGCCCTTGGGTTCAGTGCAAAGAACTTCACACGGCCGATCTTCTCCTTCTCCAGAAGAAGGCCACCGGCATGAAGCTGCGTGATGCACTGCTGAACCGTGTTGGGCTGCACTCCCAGAGTCTGGCTGATCTCCTTGAATGTCATTCGAAGAGGCTCGCCGCCCTCCGGCGCGTGCGCGATGTAGAAGCCAAGGATATCGCGGGCGTTCTGGTCGTACCCGCTGTCCTTGTGCCACACCTTCGCCAGAAGCGCCTTCCCAACATTGACATGGCGGCCAGGATGAGGGCGCCAGTCGTACCGTGGCGGGATGGGTGTCCTCGGTTCGCGCAGCCCCCTGAGCGCGTCGTCGCCCATCAACTCCAGCTGCACGACTTCGCCGGTCGCCACGTTTACGGCTTCTGCCTTGACAGCCGCCGCAGGCCGGCCCTGCTGCTGCATGGTCCTCCTCTCCCCCAACATCGTCCGGTTGCCTGTAAGCAACCGAAGTAGGGACACCCTACAGTTGGGTTGCCTATAGGCAACCTAACCGCGCGTGCCGCGTGTTGGGACTCTGTTCGCCTCGGCGATCGCCCACACCCGTGCCAGCAGTTGCCAACTGTCCTGGGCTCAAGTCGTCCCCATCATCGCGGGGATCCCAGTTGCGTACCGAGAAACCGGAAATCGTGTTTCCCCTCCTGCAGTTGCTATGACCCGAAGTGGAGGGGCTAGCAAGCAGTCAGGACACAAGGAGGCGCCTACGGCGCCGCAGCAACAGTGAGTTCGCCACTCAGGGCAGCCTCCACGCGGAGGTTCACGGTTGAGCCATCCTTCACTGATCACTGACCCTGGTTGCCCCTCAGCAACCCCCTACAGGCCGGGCCATTCGCTGTTGCTCAGGCTTCTCCTATCGATGGCAGTTCTAGGAAGGGGCCAGGAAGTCGGGGGCAACTGCCCACTGAGGGGCCTCAGGGCCCCGAGGGGTGCGTGGCCGACCGTTAGGGAGTCCGCGCAGGGCAGGCGGCAGTGGCTGGTCCAGCGCAGCCGAAAGGCGCTGGCGAGGGGTCCGGGGGCGAGGAGCCCCCGGTGGGGGTCCAGGGGCACCGCCCCTGGCGGGGGTTCGGGGGCTGGCCCCCGTCGCCAAGGCCGGTCCAGCGCGGCCTTGGCGCTGGCGGGGGGTCCGGGGGGCAGGCCCCCCGGGTACCGGCCCGAAGGGCTGGTGCTGTGAGGACGGTCCGCACGTCGTCAGCTGCCGTCTCCTACTGTGTTTAGAGCAGATTGGTGTTTCCGCAGGTCAGACGCCATGTGGAGTGTGTAGATGCAGCATTGGAATGTGCATTTTCCCTTCTCCGCTTGCCTATAGGCAAGCGGAGAAGGGGGCGTTTCCCCCATGGGGAGGCGCCCCCTGGAGCCCCCACTGCGCTTGCGGTGGCTCGACGAGTGCTGGCCGTGGAGACAAGGGAACGAGATTGGAATGCGCGTTTCCCTCACTCCAGTTGCCTATAGGCAACTGGAGTGAGGGAAACGCGAGTCCGGGTTGTAGCTATGCACCCGGACAAGGGGCGTCGGATGTCCGCC includes:
- a CDS encoding transcriptional regulator codes for the protein MQQQGRPAAAVKAEAVNVATGEVVQLELMGDDALRGLREPRTPIPPRYDWRPHPGRHVNVGKALLAKVWHKDSGYDQNARDILGFYIAHAPEGGEPLRMTFKEISQTLGVQPNTVQQCITQLHAGGLLLEKEKIGRVKFFALNPRAAYDGSAAAQVAATKEARHPVVPAPTAASPKRTRRKVS